A genomic region of Chthoniobacterales bacterium contains the following coding sequences:
- a CDS encoding fumarate reductase/succinate dehydrogenase flavoprotein subunit produces MTLDSKIPEGPLEQKWTNFKNHAKVIAPANKKKFDLLIVGSGLAGASAAATLAEQGFNVKCFCYQDSPRRAHSIAAQGGINAAKNYQNDGDSVFRLFYDTIKGGDFRSREANVHRLAEVSASIIDQCVAQGVPFAREYGGLLANRSFGGAQVSRTFYARGQTGQQLLLGAYQALEAQIKRGAVKMFSRTEMLDLVLVDGHAKGIVTRDLVTGEITTHAGDAVLLCTGGYGNVFYLSTNAKGCNVTATFRAYKRGALFANPCYTQIHPTCIPVSGSYQSKLTLMSESLRNDGRMWAPKRKEDCVKAPADIPDEDRDYFLERKYPSYGNLAPRDISSRSAKEACDDGRGVGPGGLGVYLDLTDAVKKQGKPVIEEKYGNLFEMYENITGENAYERPMRIYPAVHYTMGGLWVDYNLMSNIPGLHVLGEANFSDHGANRLGASALMQGLADGYFVIPYTLGEYLTTQFGKKVDPAHPAFEQTKKEATDRVNRLLSIKGTRSVDSFHRELGLLVWDKCGMARDKAGLQEALERLPKLKEEFWSNVAVTGTGEELNQTLERAGRVADFIEFAEVLCNDALAREESCGGHFRTEHQTPEGEALRHDKDFMHVAAWKYEGEGVAPTLVKEPLIYEKVKPATRSYK; encoded by the coding sequence ATGACTCTCGACTCGAAAATTCCCGAAGGCCCGCTCGAACAGAAATGGACCAATTTCAAGAACCACGCGAAGGTCATCGCGCCGGCGAACAAGAAGAAGTTCGACCTCCTCATCGTCGGCAGCGGCCTGGCCGGAGCCTCCGCCGCCGCGACACTCGCCGAGCAGGGCTTCAACGTGAAGTGTTTCTGCTATCAGGACAGCCCGCGCCGCGCGCACTCGATCGCTGCGCAGGGCGGCATCAACGCCGCGAAGAATTATCAGAACGACGGCGACAGCGTCTTCCGCCTTTTCTACGACACGATCAAGGGCGGTGATTTCCGCTCCCGCGAGGCGAACGTTCACCGCCTCGCCGAGGTGAGCGCCTCGATCATCGATCAATGCGTCGCGCAGGGCGTGCCGTTCGCCCGCGAATACGGCGGCCTGCTCGCAAATCGCTCCTTCGGCGGCGCGCAGGTTTCCCGCACGTTCTACGCCCGCGGCCAGACCGGCCAGCAGCTCCTCCTCGGCGCGTATCAGGCCCTCGAGGCCCAGATCAAGCGCGGCGCGGTGAAAATGTTCTCGCGCACCGAAATGCTCGACCTCGTGCTCGTCGACGGTCACGCCAAGGGCATCGTCACGCGCGATCTCGTCACCGGCGAAATCACCACCCACGCCGGCGACGCCGTTCTGCTCTGCACCGGCGGCTACGGCAACGTCTTCTACCTCTCCACCAACGCCAAGGGCTGCAACGTCACCGCCACCTTCCGCGCCTACAAGCGCGGCGCGCTTTTCGCGAATCCCTGCTACACGCAGATTCACCCGACCTGCATCCCGGTGAGCGGCAGCTACCAGTCGAAGCTCACGCTCATGTCCGAGTCGCTGCGCAACGACGGCCGCATGTGGGCGCCAAAGCGCAAGGAAGACTGCGTCAAGGCGCCCGCCGACATTCCGGACGAAGACCGCGATTACTTCCTCGAGCGCAAATATCCGAGCTATGGCAACCTCGCCCCGCGCGACATTTCCAGCCGCAGCGCGAAGGAAGCCTGCGACGATGGCCGCGGCGTCGGCCCCGGCGGCCTTGGCGTTTATCTCGACCTCACCGATGCGGTGAAAAAGCAGGGCAAGCCCGTCATCGAGGAAAAATACGGCAACCTCTTCGAGATGTATGAAAACATCACCGGCGAGAATGCCTACGAGCGGCCGATGCGCATCTATCCGGCAGTTCACTACACGATGGGCGGCCTCTGGGTGGACTACAACCTGATGAGCAACATCCCGGGCCTGCACGTGCTCGGCGAAGCGAATTTCTCGGATCACGGCGCGAACCGCCTCGGGGCCTCGGCCCTCATGCAGGGCCTCGCGGACGGTTATTTCGTGATTCCCTACACCCTCGGCGAATACCTCACGACGCAGTTCGGCAAGAAGGTCGATCCCGCCCACCCCGCCTTCGAGCAGACGAAGAAGGAAGCGACCGACCGCGTGAATCGCCTGCTTTCGATCAAGGGCACCCGCAGCGTGGATTCCTTCCACCGCGAACTCGGCCTGCTCGTCTGGGACAAGTGCGGCATGGCTCGGGACAAAGCCGGCCTGCAGGAGGCGCTCGAGCGCCTGCCGAAGCTGAAGGAAGAATTCTGGAGCAATGTTGCCGTCACCGGCACCGGCGAGGAACTCAACCAGACGCTCGAACGCGCCGGCCGCGTCGCCGACTTCATCGAGTTCGCGGAAGTCCTCTGCAACGACGCTCTCGCCCGCGAGGAAAGCTGCGGCGGCCATTTCCGCACCGAGCACCAGACGCCCGAAGGCGAAGCTCTCCGTCACGACAAGGATTTCATGCACGTCGCCGCCTGGAAATACGAGGGCGAGGGCGTGGCCCCGACGCTCGTGAAGGAACCGCTGATCTACGAGAAAGTGAAGCCCGCAACCCGCAGCTACAAGTAA
- a CDS encoding protein phosphatase 2C domain-containing protein, whose protein sequence is MTEPLANPTSPTTHLKWHGWTDQGRVRKNNEDSFLCLQFDAQEVRYLGRVGEASTGREDFVFAVSDGMGGALAGEFASRISVEKITRRLPPAFRQAAAGIDAGFDDVLTALFTDIHRALLFLGGSYEECAGMGATLSLCWFTPRWMYHAHIGDSRIYYLPAAGGIRQLSADDTHVGWLYRNGKLNEREARNHPGKHSLQRALGAGHQFVDPHLGAVGFESGDRFLLCTDGLVDGLFDSQFDDYLRDPRFVAADENPARRLVNAAVASSGRDNTTAMVIEIA, encoded by the coding sequence ATGACCGAGCCTCTGGCCAACCCGACATCCCCGACGACCCACCTGAAATGGCACGGGTGGACGGACCAGGGGAGGGTGCGGAAGAATAACGAGGACTCCTTCCTCTGTCTGCAGTTCGACGCGCAGGAGGTGCGCTACCTTGGGCGTGTGGGCGAGGCCTCGACCGGGCGCGAGGATTTCGTGTTCGCAGTCAGTGATGGCATGGGCGGCGCCCTTGCCGGCGAATTCGCCAGCCGTATCAGTGTGGAAAAGATCACGCGCCGCCTTCCGCCCGCGTTTCGGCAGGCTGCGGCGGGAATCGACGCCGGCTTCGACGACGTTCTCACCGCGCTTTTTACCGATATTCACCGCGCGCTCCTCTTTCTGGGCGGGAGCTACGAGGAATGCGCCGGCATGGGCGCCACGCTCAGCCTGTGTTGGTTCACGCCACGCTGGATGTATCACGCCCACATCGGCGACAGCCGCATCTACTACCTGCCGGCGGCGGGTGGCATCAGGCAGCTCTCTGCGGACGACACGCACGTCGGCTGGCTGTATCGGAACGGGAAACTCAACGAGCGCGAGGCTCGCAATCATCCCGGCAAGCACTCTCTCCAGCGGGCGCTCGGCGCCGGGCATCAGTTCGTCGATCCCCACCTCGGCGCGGTGGGTTTCGAGTCCGGCGACCGCTTCCTGCTCTGCACCGATGGGCTGGTGGACGGCCTGTTCGACTCGCAATTCGACGATTACCTCCGCGATCCCCGGTTTGTTGCCGCGGACGAAAATCCCGCCCGTCGGCTGGTGAATGCCGCGGTGGCGAGTTCCGGTCGCGACAACACCACAGCGATGGTGATCGAGATCGCGTAG
- a CDS encoding DNA-directed RNA polymerase subunit alpha, with translation MPKSLARDEATLTETYGKFIAEPFDAGYGHTIGNSLRRVLLSSLEGAAITSVKIEGAPHEFTALPGVVEDVVDIILNLKKVKLKAHDGGDIRNLTLSVNKEGAVTAGDIAASNQVEVLNPDQHICTLDKKQKFDAEFEVRVGRGFATGDENKRPDQPIGVIAIDSIFSPVTRVKYAVENTRVGQRTDYDKLVIEIWTDGRITPDDALLQSSAILRKHFDVFVNYDDSQVEFDETPQEVSQENSRLKKLLNMSVNEIELSVRAANCLNNANITTVGQLAQKSEAEMLKYRNFGKKSLNEIKDKLVQLGLGLGMKFEAGLIDLPAEPIA, from the coding sequence ATGCCCAAGTCCCTTGCCCGGGATGAGGCCACCCTCACGGAAACCTACGGCAAGTTCATTGCCGAGCCCTTCGATGCCGGCTACGGCCACACCATCGGCAACTCGCTGCGCCGCGTGCTCCTCTCCTCGCTGGAAGGCGCCGCGATCACCTCGGTCAAGATCGAGGGCGCGCCCCACGAATTCACCGCCCTGCCCGGCGTCGTGGAAGACGTGGTCGACATCATTCTCAACCTCAAGAAGGTCAAGCTGAAGGCCCACGACGGTGGCGACATTCGCAACCTCACGCTTTCCGTGAACAAGGAAGGCGCGGTCACCGCCGGTGACATCGCCGCCAGCAATCAGGTCGAGGTTCTCAATCCCGACCAGCACATCTGCACGCTCGACAAGAAGCAGAAGTTCGACGCCGAGTTCGAAGTCCGCGTCGGCCGCGGCTTCGCAACTGGCGACGAAAACAAGCGTCCCGACCAGCCGATCGGCGTCATCGCCATCGACTCGATCTTCTCGCCGGTCACTCGCGTGAAATATGCGGTGGAAAACACCCGCGTGGGCCAGCGCACCGACTACGACAAGCTCGTCATCGAGATCTGGACCGACGGTCGCATCACGCCGGACGACGCGCTGCTCCAGTCCTCCGCGATTCTTCGCAAGCACTTCGACGTGTTCGTCAATTACGACGATTCCCAGGTCGAGTTCGACGAGACCCCGCAGGAAGTCAGCCAGGAAAACAGCCGCCTCAAGAAGCTCCTCAACATGAGCGTCAACGAGATCGAGCTCTCCGTCCGCGCGGCGAACTGCCTCAACAATGCGAACATCACGACCGTCGGCCAGCTCGCGCAGAAGTCCGAAGCCGAGATGCTCAAGTATCGCAACTTCGGCAAGAAGTCGCTCAACGAAATCAAGGACAAGCTCGTGCAGCTCGGCCTTGGCCTCGGCATGAAGTTCGAGGCTGGTCTCATCGACCTGCCCGCCGAGCCGATCGCCTGA
- a CDS encoding tetratricopeptide repeat protein: protein MFRGIGTLSARRALTTTTILALCLGAPLSASAQNPAPTADSAAATDLYLAARTADEGGNANAAIEGYRAALKKYPLAPEASTAQYRLAELLEAQGDLSRAFNAYQALLTRYPDTPNFERAVAAQVAIANKYLQGRQQKVLGVNVGNSAKRAQEMYTNILSNAPFSKYAPVAQFNLGLSYEKQSQPFEAIKAYQKVLDTYPNSDVDDDALYQIAYVYLRIGLAQKSQDLSSLIQARNTFEDFLIEYPNSEKAPQAKENLARLGGEEADDVFRIAKFYEFSKDLKSSVIYYNDVIRRQPGTKQAELAKSRIEELRSQYGDDALRTGPEKAETGEKARLRRRLQAQVETSSLSDYAGPPKRDIVPDELPVQSGPQMRTNVDDVKPLPAVEPGLPTE, encoded by the coding sequence ATGTTCCGAGGTATTGGCACCCTGAGCGCTCGGCGCGCGTTGACTACGACGACGATCCTTGCCCTCTGTCTGGGTGCGCCCCTTTCCGCTTCCGCTCAAAATCCCGCTCCGACGGCAGATTCTGCCGCCGCGACGGACCTGTATCTGGCCGCGCGCACGGCTGACGAAGGCGGGAATGCCAACGCCGCCATCGAAGGCTACCGGGCCGCGTTGAAAAAATATCCGCTCGCGCCCGAGGCTTCGACCGCCCAATACCGGCTCGCCGAATTGCTCGAGGCCCAGGGTGATCTTTCCCGCGCTTTCAACGCCTACCAGGCCCTCCTCACGCGTTATCCGGACACGCCGAATTTCGAGCGTGCCGTCGCCGCGCAAGTCGCCATCGCCAACAAATATCTCCAGGGCCGCCAGCAGAAAGTCCTTGGCGTGAACGTCGGCAATTCCGCCAAGCGCGCGCAGGAGATGTATACGAACATTCTGTCGAACGCGCCGTTCAGCAAATACGCGCCAGTGGCGCAGTTCAATCTCGGCCTCTCCTACGAGAAGCAGAGCCAGCCCTTCGAGGCGATCAAGGCCTACCAGAAGGTGCTCGATACCTACCCGAACAGCGACGTCGACGACGACGCGCTCTACCAGATCGCCTACGTTTACCTGCGAATCGGTCTCGCGCAGAAGTCGCAGGATCTCTCTTCACTCATCCAGGCGCGAAACACGTTCGAGGACTTCCTGATCGAATACCCGAACAGCGAAAAAGCCCCGCAGGCCAAGGAAAACCTGGCTCGGCTCGGCGGCGAGGAGGCCGACGACGTTTTCCGCATCGCGAAATTCTACGAATTCAGCAAGGACCTGAAGTCCTCCGTCATCTATTACAATGATGTGATCCGGCGTCAGCCCGGCACCAAGCAGGCCGAACTCGCGAAGTCCCGCATCGAGGAACTTCGCAGCCAATACGGGGACGACGCCCTGCGCACCGGTCCCGAGAAGGCCGAAACCGGCGAGAAGGCCCGCCTGCGCCGCCGTCTCCAGGCTCAGGTCGAGACTTCCTCGCTCTCCGATTACGCCGGCCCGCCGAAGCGTGACATCGTCCCCGACGAACTGCCGGTGCAAAGTGGCCCGCAGATGCGCACGAACGTCGACGACGTGAAGCCCCTTCCGGCCGTGGAACCCGGCCTGCCTACCGAATGA
- a CDS encoding succinate dehydrogenase/fumarate reductase iron-sulfur subunit — MNFKLKVWRQRTGSDQGKLVDYDAKDIPAEASFLEMLDIVNDALAEKGEEPIAFDHDCREGICGMCSAVINGIPHGKDRGTGTTCQLYMRRFKDGETITIEPFRAGAFPVVRDLATNRSAFDRIIQAGGFISERSGSAPDANSVPIPKVVADEVFDAAACIGCGACAAACPNSSAMLFVSAKVNHLNLLPQGKPEKHRRVLGMVRQMDAEGFGNCSNYYECEAVCPAHVPASFIAGMNRDYTVASALESAGANV, encoded by the coding sequence ATGAACTTTAAACTCAAAGTCTGGCGTCAGCGCACCGGCAGCGATCAGGGCAAGCTCGTCGATTACGACGCGAAGGACATTCCGGCCGAGGCCTCGTTCCTCGAAATGCTCGACATCGTCAACGACGCGCTCGCCGAAAAGGGCGAGGAGCCGATCGCCTTCGATCACGACTGTCGCGAAGGGATCTGCGGCATGTGCAGCGCCGTCATCAACGGCATCCCGCACGGCAAGGACCGCGGCACCGGCACGACCTGCCAGCTTTATATGCGCCGTTTCAAGGACGGCGAGACGATCACGATCGAGCCGTTCCGCGCCGGGGCCTTCCCCGTCGTGCGCGATCTCGCGACGAATCGCAGCGCGTTCGACCGCATCATTCAGGCGGGCGGCTTCATCTCGGAGCGCAGCGGCTCCGCACCGGATGCGAATTCCGTGCCGATTCCGAAGGTCGTCGCCGACGAGGTCTTCGACGCGGCGGCCTGCATCGGCTGCGGCGCCTGCGCGGCGGCCTGCCCGAACAGCTCGGCCATGCTCTTCGTGAGCGCGAAGGTGAACCACCTCAATCTCCTGCCCCAGGGCAAGCCCGAGAAGCACCGTCGTGTGCTCGGCATGGTGCGCCAGATGGATGCGGAAGGTTTCGGCAACTGCTCGAACTACTACGAGTGCGAGGCCGTGTGCCCCGCGCACGTTCCCGCCTCGTTCATCGCGGGCATGAATCGCGACTATACCGTCGCCTCGGCCCTCGAATCCGCAGGCGCGAACGTTTAG
- a CDS encoding serine/threonine protein phosphatase, whose protein sequence is MQQVKDTLRATVRISFDGRVYKTFRGPKAEERFATEVKVLRYLEERQCPFVPRLLESNPDTLSIVTTNCGSRVDRLDEGRMREIYAELEEYGVRHEDAELRNVTYRQRDGRFCLIDFEFASILDELPDDRASGQPDIPDDPPEMARVDGPGEGAEE, encoded by the coding sequence ATGCAGCAGGTCAAAGACACGCTCCGCGCGACGGTGCGCATCAGCTTCGACGGTCGGGTCTACAAGACCTTCCGCGGACCGAAGGCGGAAGAGCGCTTTGCGACCGAGGTGAAGGTTCTCCGGTATCTCGAGGAGCGCCAATGCCCGTTCGTTCCGCGCCTGCTGGAGTCGAATCCCGATACGCTGTCGATCGTGACGACGAATTGCGGGTCGCGCGTCGACCGGCTGGACGAGGGGCGCATGCGCGAAATTTACGCGGAACTCGAGGAATACGGTGTGCGACACGAGGATGCCGAGCTGCGCAACGTGACCTACCGCCAGCGCGACGGGCGCTTCTGCTTGATCGACTTCGAGTTTGCCAGCATCCTCGACGAACTGCCCGATGACCGAGCCTCTGGCCAACCCGACATCCCCGACGACCCACCTGAAATGGCACGGGTGGACGGACCAGGGGAGGGTGCGGAAGAATAA
- the lptE gene encoding LPS assembly lipoprotein LptE — protein sequence MRTPVAALVLLASFALTSLSGCGYRLGAVKPAQLANVTKIAIPTFKNKTYQPHIEVLMADTTIKQFQQDGTYEIVPDDRADAILYCTVEDIVRRQARAVLSNVLATREFSLKMTVEYELTDRVTGARIMSGKFNVDTSFYTNNDLATDQRQAIVNAAQEVAVKLTGEITEGF from the coding sequence ATGAGAACACCCGTCGCCGCCCTTGTCTTGCTCGCCAGTTTTGCGCTCACGTCCCTTTCCGGCTGTGGTTATCGCCTGGGTGCGGTAAAGCCTGCGCAGCTCGCGAACGTCACCAAGATCGCGATCCCGACATTCAAGAACAAGACCTACCAGCCTCACATCGAGGTGCTGATGGCCGACACGACGATCAAGCAATTCCAGCAGGACGGCACCTACGAGATCGTGCCCGACGATCGCGCCGACGCCATCCTCTATTGCACGGTCGAAGACATTGTCCGCCGGCAGGCGCGCGCGGTGCTTTCCAATGTGCTCGCGACCCGCGAGTTCTCGCTCAAGATGACCGTGGAATACGAGCTCACCGACCGCGTGACCGGGGCAAGGATCATGTCCGGAAAATTCAACGTCGATACGTCGTTCTACACGAACAACGATCTCGCCACCGACCAGCGGCAGGCCATCGTGAACGCCGCCCAGGAAGTTGCCGTGAAGCTCACCGGTGAGATCACCGAAGGCTTCTAG
- the rsmI gene encoding 16S rRNA (cytidine(1402)-2'-O)-methyltransferase, with product MLFVVPTPIGNLADLTLRAIETLQAADVIAAEDTRHSGMLLQHHGIHRPLVSFHEHNEAMRTAELLERLRQGASVALISDAGTPAISDPGARLVRACAEAGLEYTVLPGACAAITALVGSGLDASAFSFGGFLPVKSGQRANEIAAAVARDGTSIFYESPHRLLKSLEALAAAAPDRLVCVARELTKKFEEYRRGFPAELAAHYTAHPPKGEICLLVEGADSAARRAKVARREAEAN from the coding sequence ATGCTTTTCGTCGTTCCTACCCCGATCGGCAATCTCGCTGATCTGACGTTGCGGGCGATCGAGACGTTGCAGGCGGCCGACGTCATCGCCGCGGAGGACACGCGGCATTCCGGCATGCTCCTCCAGCATCACGGGATCCATCGCCCGCTCGTGAGTTTTCACGAGCACAACGAAGCGATGCGCACGGCGGAATTGCTCGAGCGGCTGCGGCAGGGCGCCTCGGTGGCATTGATCAGCGATGCCGGCACGCCCGCGATCTCCGACCCCGGCGCTCGGCTGGTGCGCGCCTGCGCGGAGGCGGGCCTGGAATACACGGTGCTTCCCGGCGCCTGCGCGGCGATCACCGCCCTGGTCGGATCCGGCCTCGACGCGAGCGCATTTTCCTTTGGCGGATTTCTCCCCGTGAAGTCGGGCCAGCGGGCGAATGAAATCGCCGCTGCCGTGGCGCGCGACGGCACGTCCATTTTCTACGAATCTCCGCATCGCCTCCTCAAATCGCTTGAGGCGCTGGCGGCGGCGGCGCCGGACCGGCTCGTCTGCGTGGCGCGCGAACTCACCAAGAAGTTCGAGGAGTATCGCCGGGGATTTCCGGCCGAACTCGCGGCGCACTACACCGCGCACCCCCCGAAAGGGGAGATTTGTCTGCTCGTCGAGGGAGCGGACTCGGCCGCGCGCCGGGCGAAGGTCGCGCGGCGCGAAGCCGAAGCGAACTAA